The genomic window TTTAATGGGTAAACTAACAAAAAAAGATGTTATTGATGCCCTTTACAATGTAATTGATATGGAGATAGGTCTGGATGTTGTTAATCTTGGCTTTATCTACGGTATAGATATCGACGAAAACGATAATGTTAAGGTTGTTATGACTCTAACAACGCCGGGCTGTCCACTTGTTGCGCCACTTCAGGAGGATGTTGTTAATAGAATTAAAGAGATTGGTGCAAACGATGTCAGTGTAGAGATCGTCTGGGATCCACCGTGGAATCCCTCTATGATGTCTGAAGAGGCAAGAAAAAGGCTTTTAGGTGAGTAGTGTCTTTAGGATGCGCTATAATTACCTACAACGAAGAGCACTCAATAGAACGCACGCTAAAGAGTGTTTCGTTTTGTGATGAGATAGTTGTTGTTGACTCAGGTAGCAGTGATAACACATTAGAAATCGTATCCCGATATACCGATAAGTTTTTTGTTCAAGAATGGATGGGCTATGGAAAGCAGAAGAATTTTGCTATCTCAAAGCTATCTACCGATTGGGTGTTGAGTGTTGATGCAGATGAGGTTGTAACTGAGGCTTTAAAAGAAGAGATTATAAAAACGCTTAAATCCCCCCAATCTGATGCTTATGCCATCAATATTCAACTGATTTTTTTGGGAAAACCTTTAAGGTTTGGAGGAAATTACCCCGACTACCATGTAAGGCTTTTTAAAAAGGGCAGGTATTGGTTTAGAGAAGATTCTGTGCATGAAGGAATTGAAGCACCAGCCAAAAGGTTAAAAAACACCATGCTGCATTACAGCTATGACAGCATAGAGGATTATTTTGAAAAATTTAATAGATACACATCGCTTGCTGCAGAGCAGCTGTTTAAAAACAATAAAAGGGTTTCAAAAGCCTTTGTTTTTGGGCGTTTTTTTGCAGAGTGTTTTAAAAGATTTGTGTTAAAAGCTGCATTTTTGGATGGTTATGAAGGCTCGCTATTTGCTTTTTTTTCATGTTTTTACAGTATGGTAAAATATGCAAAATTAAAAGAGCTTGATAAATGATTCCTTTTTTGATTTTTCTTTTGTTTATTTTAGCTTTTCTGGCTCGTTATAATTTTTTTAGACCCACAAAAAAGGGTATTCTTGTGCTTCTGTATCACAGAATTGATGATAAAGAAACCCACACTCCGCTTGATAAATTTTCGATAAGTTTGA from Hippea jasoniae includes these protein-coding regions:
- a CDS encoding metal-sulfur cluster assembly factor; the encoded protein is MGKLTKKDVIDALYNVIDMEIGLDVVNLGFIYGIDIDENDNVKVVMTLTTPGCPLVAPLQEDVVNRIKEIGANDVSVEIVWDPPWNPSMMSEEARKRLLGE
- a CDS encoding glycosyltransferase family 2 protein, with product MSLGCAIITYNEEHSIERTLKSVSFCDEIVVVDSGSSDNTLEIVSRYTDKFFVQEWMGYGKQKNFAISKLSTDWVLSVDADEVVTEALKEEIIKTLKSPQSDAYAINIQLIFLGKPLRFGGNYPDYHVRLFKKGRYWFREDSVHEGIEAPAKRLKNTMLHYSYDSIEDYFEKFNRYTSLAAEQLFKNNKRVSKAFVFGRFFAECFKRFVLKAAFLDGYEGSLFAFFSCFYSMVKYAKLKELDK